The genomic DNA GCTTACGCTGCGGCCGGATGAGCAGGAAGTAGAACACCACGACCATCAGAGCGATCATGATAAGGCTCGAATAGTTGCCGCCCATGGGGCCGCTCCTTACGCTTTGGAATGACCGGCCTGACGCCGGACGTCGTATACGGCACGCCGCTCAGCACGTCAGCCTACACAGCCAGCCAGGCCACGGAGTTTAGGCGAGCTGTTAGGAACGCGGCAACGAGGTCACGAACTGGCGCGCGGGGAAGTTCCCATTTCGATACCGTTGTCACCGATCTGTGATCAACGCCGTACGGTTTCCCTACCTGAACCAACGTCACGCATGACCCAGATCATCCTCAAGATCGGGGATCATCGAGGCGCCGAACGCGTCCGGCGGCGGCGTCAGCCCCAGATGGACCCAGGCGGCGGCGGTCGCGACCCGGCCCCGGGGGGTCCGCGCCAGCAGGCCCTGGCGGACCAGGAACGGCTCCGCGACCACCTCGACCGTCTCCGGCTCCTCCCCCACCGCGACGGCCAGTGTGGACAGCCCCACCGGACCGCCCCCGAACTTGCGCAGCAGCGCCCCGAGCACCGCCCGGTCCAGCCGGTCCAGTCCCTCGGCGTCGACCTCGTAGAGGTTGAGGGCCGCCGAGGCGACGTCCTTGGTGACCACCCCGTCGGCCCGCACTTCGGCGAAGTCACGGACCCGGCGCAGCAGCCGGTTGGCGATGCGGGGTGTGCCCCGTGACCGCCCGGCGATCTCGTGCGCCGCGTCGCCCGGAAGCTCCAGGCCGAGCAGCCGCGAGGAGCGGCGCAGCACCTGTTCGAGCTCGGCCACGTCGTAGAAGTCCATGTGCGCGACGAAGCCGAACCGGTCGCGGAGCGGTGCGGGCAGCAGCCCGGCCCTGGTCGTGGCGCCCACCAGGGTGAACGGCGCGACCTCCAGCGGGATGGCGGTCGCCCCCGGCCCCTTGCCCACCACGATGTCCACCCGGAAGTCCTCCATCGCGAGATAGAGCATCTCCTCCGCGGGACGGGCCATCCGGTGGATCTCGTCGATGAAGAGGACCTCTCCCTCCGAGAGGGTCGACAGGATCGCCGCCAGATCACCCGCCCGCTCCAGCGCGGGCCCGGAGGTGATCCGGAGCGGGACGGACAGCTCCGTCGCGATGATCATGGAGAGGGTCGTCTTGCCGAGGCCGGGCCCGCCGCTCATCAGCACGTGGTCCGGTGGCCGGTTGCGTCGCAGCGCGCTCTGCAGCACCAGGGACAGCTGCTCGCGCACGCGCGCCTGGCCGATGAACTCCTCCAGCCGCTTGGGGCGCAGCGCCGCCTCGATCAGCCGCTCGTCGCCCTCGGCGTCCGGCGCCACCAGATCCCGTTCGAAGCTCACGCCGGTCCGTCCTCACTCCTGCGGACGGCTCCGCGCCCGTCTCGGCTCTGCGCGCCCCCGCGAGGGGCTTCCGTCTCCGTGCCCGAGCGAGAGGCCCCGGTCTCGGCGCGGCCGTCGGGGAACCGCATCGTGGAGTGCCCCCTCACCGGACGCTCAGCGCGCGGAGCGCGGCCTTGAGCAGCGCCGCCACCTGCGGAGAGCGGCCCTGCGCCACCTCGGCGTCGGCCTGGGGGGCGACGCCGGCGACCGCCTCGTCGGCGTCCCTCGCCGAGTAGCCGAGCCCCACCAGGCCGGAGTGGACCTGATCCCGCCAGGCGGGCACGGCCGCGCCGCCGTTGAGGGCGGCGTTGACGGCCTGGTCGGGCGTGCCGAGCTTGTCCTTGAGGTCGACGATGATCCGCTGAGCCCCCTTGGGACCGACCCCGGGCACCCTGGTCAGCGCCTTCACGTCGGCGCTCGCCACGGCCATCCGGAGCGCGTTGGGGGTGTGGACGGCCAGCATCGCCAGAGCGACCTTGGGGCCGACCCCGTTGGCCGTCTGCAGCATCTCGAAGACGCCGCGCTCGTCGTCACCGGCGAAGCCGAACAGCGTCAGCGACTCCTCCCGGACCACGAGCGAGGTGGCCAGCCGGGCCTCCTCACCGACCCGGAGCGTCGCCAGCGTGCCCGGCGTGCAGTGGACCAGCATGCCCACCCCGCCGACCTCGACCACCGCGCCGTCGGGCGCGATCGCGGCCACCCGCCCCCGCACCGAGGCGATCATTGTGTGCTTCCCTTCGAATATCCGGCCCGGCCCCGCCCCCGGAAGTAGGCGGCGGCGGTCGTCCCCGGTCCGGTCTTGGTCCTGGCCAGTGCCTCGGCCAGCCGGTTCTGCGCGCCGCCCCGCCACACGTGGCAGATCGCCAGTGCCAGCGCGTCGGCGGCGTCGGCGGGCTTGGGCATGGCGTCCAGCCGGAGCAGCCGGGTCACCATGGTCCCCACCTGCTGCTTGTCGGCCGTGCCACTGCCGGTGATCGCCGCCTTGACCTCGGACGGCGTGTGCAACGCCACCGGCAGCCCCCGGCGGGACGCGCACAGGATCGCCACGGCGGACGCCTGCGCGGTGCCCATCACGGTCCTGAGGTTGTGCTGGGCGAAGACCCGCTCCACGGCCACCGCGTCGGGCTCGACCTCGTCGAGCCACTGCTCGATGCCCGCCTCGATCGCCACCAGCCTGGCTCCGATCTCGTCGTCGGCCGGGGTCCGGACGACCCCGACCTTGACGAGGCTCAGCGGCGCCCCGGGCCGCCCCTCGACCGCCCCGAGCCCGCACCGGGTCAGCCCCGGATCGACCCCCATCACCCGCAGCTCGGGCAACCGCACCGACACGCCTCCGCTCGCCGAACACCTGTTCGGTGCCCGACTCTACCGCGTGAGAGCACCTCACGCACGGCTGCCCGCGCCACCGTCCGGAAGATGGCCGGGCAGGTACGGCCGGCCTGGAATCCGGCGTCGAGACGCCGGCGCCGGCCGTGGCGGGACATCCTCAGGCCGACGGATGGACCCCCTGTGCCGACCGGTCCCAAGGAGCCGCCCGGCAGGGGAACGGCGCTCCTTATAAGCACTGGGCCTCGTAAGCACTGAGCCTGGTAAGCGCCGGGCCTGGTACGCACTGGGTACGCACCGGGCCTGGTAAGCGCCGGGCCGCCCGTAGGCGCTGGGCCGCCCGCAAGCACCGGACCGCCTACAGGTGCTGGGCCGCCGGCTCGGCGTCCGGGTCCGCGGCCCTGTCACGCAGGCGGTCCAGCCGGGCCATCACGGGCGTCGCCGTCATCCCGTGCAGGACGAGGGAGCCGAGCACCGTGAAGATGACCACGGCCCAGAGCTCCTCGGCCGGCACGCCGAAGTCGGCCTGGCCGAGGGCGTAGGCGAGGTAGAACAGCGAGCCGATGCCGCGGATGCCGAAGAAGGCCGTCACACCGCGCTCGCGCGGCCCCGCCGAGCCGCCGAGTTGCGCGACCCATCCGGCCAGCGGCCGGATCACCAGCAGCAGCAACAGGCCGACGGCGGCGCCGCGCCAGGTGAGGGCGGCCAGGCCGCCGGTGGCCACGGACCCGCCGAGCAGCAGGATCAGCCAGGCGGTGAAGAGCCGTTCGATCTGCTCGATGAAGCCGTGGAGCACCCCGTTGTACCCGTGGGTGCGCTCGGCGGCCCTGATGGTGCACGCGGTCACGAAGACCGCGATGAACCCGTATCCGTGCGCCAGCTCGGTGAGGCCGTACGCCAGGAACGTCGCGGCCAGCGCGACGAAACCGTCCCGGTGCTCGGCGAGCCGCAGGTCGGACACCCGGGCGCGGAAGAACAGCCGTCCCAGGAGCTTTCCGGCCAGCAGACCGCAGACCACGCCGGTCCCGCACCTGTAGAGCAGGTCTGTCAGTGCCCATCCGCCGGCCCATCCGAAGCCCCCGGAGCCCGCCATCGCGATGGCGGCGAACACCAGGGGGAAGGCGAGCCCGTCATTGAGCCCGGCCTCGGAGGTGAGGGTGAAACGGACCTCGTCGTCGGCCTTCTCGGAGTCGACCGGCTCACCGACCTGTACGTCGGAGGCGAGCACCGGATCGGTCGGGGCGAGCACCGCGCCCAGCAGCAGCGCCGCGGCGGGGGGCCAGCCCAGCACGGCACCGGCGGCGCCGGCCACCGCCACGACGGTCAGCGGGAGCGTCCAGCCCAGCAGACGCCAGGTGGAGGCCCAGCCACGCCGGCCGAAGGGCCGGTTGATCGCGAGCCCGGCCCCCATGAGAGAGATCAGCACACAGATCTCGGTGACGTGCTCGACCAGTGCGCGGTGGGCGACGGGATCGGGCTCGGGCAGGTCCAACGGCAGGAGGTAGAGCAGGGCGCCACAGATCAGGCAGACCAGCGGCAGGGAGAAGGGGCGCCGGTTGAGCAGGCGGGGAAGGACCGCCGCGAGCAGCGCGCCGACACCCGCGAGCGCGAAGACAAGATCAGGATTTCCCATCGCCCGGCTGAGCTGCCCCTCCCCCGAGCGGCAAACCTCCCAGCGGCCGCCATCGGGGATTTGGGCCCACAGAGCTACCCAAAACCCCCTCAGACGAGGGAACACCCGCCTCCGGAGCCGGAGGCGGGTGTTCCGGGGGACCTACTCGTCGAGCTTCTCCAGGACCTCGTCGGAGACGTCGAAGTTGGCCCAGACGTTCTGGACGTCGTCGCTGTCCTCCAGGGCGTCGATCAGCCTGAAGACCTTGCGCGCGCCGTCCTCCTCGAGGGGGACGTTCATCGTCGGCAGGAAGCTGGACTCCGCCGAGTCGTAGTCGATCCCGGCGTCCTGCAGAGCCTTGCGGACCGGGACGAGGTCGGTGGCCTCGGAGACGACCTCGAACTGGTCACCCAGGTCGTTGACCTCCTCGGCGCCCGCGTCGAGGACCGCGGTCAGCACGTCGTCCTCCTCCAGGTCACCCTTGGGGACGAGCACGACGCCCTTGCGGTTGAACATGTAGGACACCGAGCCGGGGTCGGCCAGGGAGCCGCCGTTACGGGTCAGGGCGACCCGGACCTCGGAGGCCGCACGGTTGCGGTTGTCGGTCAGGCACTCGATGAGCACCGCGACGCCGCCGGGGCCATACCCCTCGTACATGATGGTCTGCCAGTCGGCGCCGCCGGCCTCCAGGCCACCGCCGCGCTTGCGGGCACGCTCGATGTTGTCGATCGGGACCGAGCTCTTGCGCGCCTTCGTGATGGCGTCGTACAGCGTCGGATTGCCGTCCGGGTCGGGGCCGCCGGTCCGGGCCGCGACCTCGATGTTCTTGATGAGCTTGGCGAACAGCTTGCCTCGCTTGGAGTCGAGCGCGGCCTTCTTGTGCTTCGTCGTCGCCCATTTGGAGTGGCCGGACATCGCCTAGAGCTCCCTCACCATCTCAACGAAGTATGAATGCACGCCGACATCCCCGGTAAGTTCCGGATGGAAGGACGTGGCGAGCAGCGGTCCCTGACGGACCGCGACGATCCTATCCTCAGCTTCGGCCCGAGCCAGCACTTCCACCTCGGACCCGACGGATTCCACCCACGGCGCACGGATGAACACCGCACGCAGGACCCCCCGGCCCGCGAAGTCGATGTCGGCCTCGAAGGAGGCGATCTGCCGGCCGAAGGCGTTGCGGCGGACCACCATGTCGATGCCCCCGATCGTCTGCTGGCCGTCGACACCGGACTCGATCCGGTCGGCCAGCATGATCATTCCCGCGCAGGACCCGTAGGCGGGCATACCGTTCTTGATCCTCAGGCGGAGCGGCTCGATCAGGTCGAAGGTCTCGGCGAGCTTCCACATCGTGGTGGACTCCCCGCCGGGGATGACCAGGGCGTCGACCGCCTCCAGCTCGCCGGGCCGCCGTACGGCCACCGCCTTGGCGCCCGCCGCCTCCAGGGAGCGCAGGTGCTCGCGCACGTCTCCCTGCAGCGCGAACACACCGATCGTTGGGGCGATGCTCACCAGTGGTCCTTTCAAGATGCTCGGAATGCCCTATCAGCGTATGGCCACTGGGCTCGTCGCCCAAACCGGTCAGGCGGTGACGGGGGCGCCGTGCGCGGCGTGGTCGGCGTCGACCCGCTCCAGGCTCCTCATGTGGTGGCGCCTGCCGTACAGGACGGCCATTCCCACCAGGCAGCAGAACGCGCCGAGGAAGTACGGCACGGCGGGGGCGACGTCCTCCCCCAGTTTGGTGGCGATGTACGGCGCGAGCGCCCCGCCCATCCAGCGGACGAAGTTGTACCCGGCGGAGGCGACGGGCCGCGGCGCGTCGGAGACCTCCATGGCCGCCTCGGTGAACACCGTGTTGTTCAGGCCGATCGGGATGCCGGCCAGCACGACGAAGACGATGATCCCGATGTGGCCCGACAGTGCGATGCCGACCTGGAGGACGGCCAGCACCGCCAGGGACAGGTGGAGCACCTTGACCGAACCGAACCGCCGCTGCAGGGCGGGGGCGCCGAAGACCGAGGCGAGCGCGACGCAGACGCCCCAGCCGAAGAAGACCGCGCCGATGCCGTACGGCGACATGCCGAGGATGAACGGGGTGAAGGCCAGGATCGTGAAGAAGGCGAAGTTGTAGAAGAGCGCGGTGAAGGCGGTGGTCGACAGGCCGCCGTGAGCGAGGGCGCGGAGCGGGTCGCTCAGGCGGGTCCGCACGGCCGGTTT from Streptosporangium sp. NBC_01756 includes the following:
- the ruvB gene encoding Holliday junction branch migration DNA helicase RuvB, which translates into the protein MSFERDLVAPDAEGDERLIEAALRPKRLEEFIGQARVREQLSLVLQSALRRNRPPDHVLMSGGPGLGKTTLSMIIATELSVPLRITSGPALERAGDLAAILSTLSEGEVLFIDEIHRMARPAEEMLYLAMEDFRVDIVVGKGPGATAIPLEVAPFTLVGATTRAGLLPAPLRDRFGFVAHMDFYDVAELEQVLRRSSRLLGLELPGDAAHEIAGRSRGTPRIANRLLRRVRDFAEVRADGVVTKDVASAALNLYEVDAEGLDRLDRAVLGALLRKFGGGPVGLSTLAVAVGEEPETVEVVAEPFLVRQGLLARTPRGRVATAAAWVHLGLTPPPDAFGASMIPDLEDDLGHA
- the ruvA gene encoding Holliday junction branch migration protein RuvA, with product MIASVRGRVAAIAPDGAVVEVGGVGMLVHCTPGTLATLRVGEEARLATSLVVREESLTLFGFAGDDERGVFEMLQTANGVGPKVALAMLAVHTPNALRMAVASADVKALTRVPGVGPKGAQRIIVDLKDKLGTPDQAVNAALNGGAAVPAWRDQVHSGLVGLGYSARDADEAVAGVAPQADAEVAQGRSPQVAALLKAALRALSVR
- the ruvC gene encoding crossover junction endodeoxyribonuclease RuvC yields the protein MRVMGVDPGLTRCGLGAVEGRPGAPLSLVKVGVVRTPADDEIGARLVAIEAGIEQWLDEVEPDAVAVERVFAQHNLRTVMGTAQASAVAILCASRRGLPVALHTPSEVKAAITGSGTADKQQVGTMVTRLLRLDAMPKPADAADALALAICHVWRGGAQNRLAEALARTKTGPGTTAAAYFRGRGRAGYSKGSTQ
- a CDS encoding cation:proton antiporter, translated to MGNPDLVFALAGVGALLAAVLPRLLNRRPFSLPLVCLICGALLYLLPLDLPEPDPVAHRALVEHVTEICVLISLMGAGLAINRPFGRRGWASTWRLLGWTLPLTVVAVAGAAGAVLGWPPAAALLLGAVLAPTDPVLASDVQVGEPVDSEKADDEVRFTLTSEAGLNDGLAFPLVFAAIAMAGSGGFGWAGGWALTDLLYRCGTGVVCGLLAGKLLGRLFFRARVSDLRLAEHRDGFVALAATFLAYGLTELAHGYGFIAVFVTACTIRAAERTHGYNGVLHGFIEQIERLFTAWLILLLGGSVATGGLAALTWRGAAVGLLLLLVIRPLAGWVAQLGGSAGPRERGVTAFFGIRGIGSLFYLAYALGQADFGVPAEELWAVVIFTVLGSLVLHGMTATPVMARLDRLRDRAADPDAEPAAQHL
- a CDS encoding YebC/PmpR family DNA-binding transcriptional regulator, which codes for MSGHSKWATTKHKKAALDSKRGKLFAKLIKNIEVAARTGGPDPDGNPTLYDAITKARKSSVPIDNIERARKRGGGLEAGGADWQTIMYEGYGPGGVAVLIECLTDNRNRAASEVRVALTRNGGSLADPGSVSYMFNRKGVVLVPKGDLEEDDVLTAVLDAGAEEVNDLGDQFEVVSEATDLVPVRKALQDAGIDYDSAESSFLPTMNVPLEEDGARKVFRLIDALEDSDDVQNVWANFDVSDEVLEKLDE
- the pdxT gene encoding pyridoxal 5'-phosphate synthase glutaminase subunit PdxT, encoding MSIAPTIGVFALQGDVREHLRSLEAAGAKAVAVRRPGELEAVDALVIPGGESTTMWKLAETFDLIEPLRLRIKNGMPAYGSCAGMIMLADRIESGVDGQQTIGGIDMVVRRNAFGRQIASFEADIDFAGRGVLRAVFIRAPWVESVGSEVEVLARAEAEDRIVAVRQGPLLATSFHPELTGDVGVHSYFVEMVREL
- a CDS encoding MFS transporter, with the protein product MSAQSGASILRQPMSVWATAFAAVVAFMGIGLVDPILPSIAQGLHAGPSQVSLLFTSYFLVTAVAMLVTGWVSSRIGGKRTLLLGLALVVVFAALAGTSGSVGELIGFRAGWGLGNALFVATALAVIVGAASGGAESAIILYEAALGLGLSMGPLVGAILGDWSWRAPFFGTATLMAVGFVLIATLLRNTPKPAVRTRLSDPLRALAHGGLSTTAFTALFYNFAFFTILAFTPFILGMSPYGIGAVFFGWGVCVALASVFGAPALQRRFGSVKVLHLSLAVLAVLQVGIALSGHIGIIVFVVLAGIPIGLNNTVFTEAAMEVSDAPRPVASAGYNFVRWMGGALAPYIATKLGEDVAPAVPYFLGAFCCLVGMAVLYGRRHHMRSLERVDADHAAHGAPVTA